Part of the Nicotiana sylvestris chromosome 5, ASM39365v2, whole genome shotgun sequence genome is shown below.
ATTCTTTATTTTACAAGAAAACTAAGCACTTATCTATTTATATAGCAGTATATGTCGATGACATTATAGTTACAGAATTGTTGAGACTAAAGAGTTAAAAATATTCTTAAACAACATCTTCAAAATAAAGGATCTGGGGAGGCTACATTACTTTTTGGGACTGGAGGTTCTCTACAAAGATGATAGTGTAATAATATTCTAGAGAAAGTTCACTCTTGACCTGTTGAAAGAATACCAGTGCATGGATCACAACAACTTCAATTCTTCAATGGACCCTAATATGAAGCTTAAAGCTAAGGAAGGAGAAACATTAACAAACCCCACTTGATATAGAAAATTGATAGGAAAGTTCAATTTTCTCACCAACACCAGACTAGATATAGGTAACAATGTGCAACACTTAAGCCAATTCATGGATGACCCCAGAGAACCTCATCTAAAAGCAACCTTTCATCTGCTTAGATACTTGAAGGGGGATCCCACCTTGGGCATATTCTTGGCTAAGGATCAAGATTACACAATTAGAGCCTATTGTGATTCTGATTGGGCAGCATGCCCAAATTTCCAGAAATTCTGTTAGTGGTTACCTTGTGTTAATGGCCAGCAGTCCAGTTAGTTAGAAGTCCAAGAAGCTAGACACTATCTCCCTGTCCTCTGCAGAAGTATAATACAGAGCCTTAAGGAAGGTAGTAGGAGAACTAGTGTGGCTTAGTAGATTGTTTGAAGAACTCACAACACCTTTTCCCAAGCCCATTGTAGTATTTTGTGACAGTCTTCTATGCACATAGCCAGAAATCCTGTATTCCATGAGAGAACCAAACATATAGAAGTTGATTGTCATTTTATGAGAAGCAAGCTACATGAGGAATTGATTTCACTACACCATGTGGGGACTACAGACCAGCTTGCAGATGCTCTAACTAAGGCCTTGACATGAGTCAAATATTCAACAGCTTTGCACAAGTTGGCAGTGTTTTCCACATCACCAACTTGGGGGGGGGGAGAGGGGTATTGAGATTGCCTAATTATGTAAAGTGACTAGTTAGTTGTAAAGCGGTTAGTTAGATGCAAAGTGGCTAGGCCAGACATTCAGTTAATTAGATAGGATACAACGTATATATATATTCATTACAGGTATCAATAATATGTGTGGTTCATTTCCCACTTTTCCTTTATCCTTCTTCTCGAATGTTCGCTCTCTCAGTTCAACCTCCATTGCTATTCAAGCTGAGCTTGAGCCAACTTTTACTTTGAGCAATTACCAGTATCTGTATCACATAAGATCATTAAATAAAAAAGTCTTTCCTACCAAATATTTTTCCATTTTAGAGTACGAACAGTAGACTTTTAACCAAAAGTGAAGAGATCTTAGTCATATATCATATCCTTGGTGGTACACAATTTTTTTCTAAAGAGATGATTATTACACAAATTAAATAATACATTTCTCTTATGCTTGTCCTTCTCTTCCGCATCCGTGATActtgttttctaattttatttaccattcaaaattcaaaatttattgattCGATTAATTTACATTAGCATCTGAATTAAAGAAGGAAGAATTTCTTATTATAAATTTCTTTTTTCAGGGTGCAAATCCAAAAACTTAAGGAATATCATCTATCCATCACATCACTTAGTAGTACGCTATTTTTTCTCTACTACAATGCCTAAAATCTTTTGCTACTTACCTTACATTTGACTTTTATGACCTTGCCTTGTCTTTTCCATGCACACACAAAAGTCAGGGTGTCTCTTGGTAATTCAAATATGAGGTCACTTCCAGTGACTTTTTCTTCAAGACTGATAAAGAAGGTCATGAAAATCCCAAGAGGATAAAAAAGGACTGTCcaacaaaggaaaaaagaatcatcgaaaagggaaagaaatatCAGAATTAATCCAACTTGTGGCTTGATACACAGTTGGAATTATTGTGctcatatataaatatataaaaatcctTGTACCGgacaaaattcaaagaaaagaaagaaaaagattttCCTACTATATATTCAAAACTTACCTCAAGACTACATTTATAACAACACCTTACACACACAATCAGCATTTAATATCATGAAACATGTACACCATAGTAAATGCTTCCGAACTGCCTCATTTAGTGTCTTGTCTCCTGAAACCCACCCACCCCCCAAAAAAATATTATaagtagaaaaaataacaaaaaattaatttctaaataCAGGAATTTTTTTCAACATATTCCACATGTTAATTGTAACTCTTAGTCCTAAAATTATAATAGTTAGACAATTAAGGATTATATGGGAATTCATGGAGTCAGATCAAGTTGTCTCCGTGTAAGCGACGACTGGGAATTCATGGAGTCACAATTAAGGATTATAGAAGTGACCAGCACATCTGCATTTCCATCCAAGTGGCTTGTAATTGGAGTACCTGCTATTGGTCCCAGAAGGTGAAAGCGACGACTCTGCAGTATTGTAGTATTGGGTTCGAACCAGATCATGACCACGACCTGGTTCAACTCGGTTGTGGCTCGGTAGAGTTGGAACCTGAACTGCCATGCATGGGTGGCATTGGTTACACTTGTTGTAACAACTTGGTGGCATTGATCCCAGTCTTGTTTTCTCTTCAACCAAAACATCCTATAAAAAAAAGAAAGCCAAAATTCAAAGTATATATGTTAATAATTCAAAAAATCTACTATTTTCAGCTTGCACCACTTATAGTATATCAGTCCTTTATTCCATTTTATGTGATATAGTTCAAAGTATGAGggttaaaatatttaattttagtgTCAACTTGAATAtagattttttaaaattttcggaAATTTTTTACATAATTGGACAGTACATATATAAAAGTGAGATAAATCGTAGTAATGTTATTAATTCAAAAAATCTagaaaatattaaagaaataTCCGCTCAAAAGAATCTTTTTAACtctccaaaaaataaaattatcacatTAACTGAAACAGATGGAGTAATAAATATATAATTGATGACAATCATCCTAAATTAGTTGATTCTAAAATTTGAATTCACCACTTTAAATTTGCTTAGCATAGAACTTCATAAGCATCCATgtatcataaaaataaaaaatataaaactactATAATTATACATAGAAATACAAGCATGgttgtgtgtgtgggggggggggaggggaggggggtTAATTGGGGTTAGAACAAGAAGAAATTAATTAAGAGTCTTACCTGAGTAGAGTCTAGGGTTCCATGCTTAGGACTTAAAGAATAGTAGGAAGGAGAGAGAAGCAGGAGAACTGCAATAACTATGTATTTGAATGTGAAAATTAATGAGGAAATAAGTGAAGTCATTCTCATAGCTGCAATGGTAgcatttttctttatatataacTTCACATgcagcaaaaagaaaaaagaaaaaaaaattaagaaaaaatatgaAAACTCAATTTGCCTATGGAGGAAAAAGAATGAGGAGGGAGAGAGCAATGAAGAATTATGTTGATAGTTTTTACTCAACTTTTGAGAAAGGGGAAGAAACCAAATTAAGAGGTGGAAGAGGTGCAGGAATGAGGGCTATATCACtggttttatttttgttttagcaCAGAGGAAAAGAACAGAAGAGTGAAAAGAACAAGACAGGGAAAAGGAGAGACAATAATAGGGAGATTTGGTGGcagaaaaaaaggggaagaatGAAGCTTTTAGACCACCTATTTTTCTTCTCTAGTTAGTGGTTTTTTACTTGGGTTTAAACGAGAGAAGTTATAATTTGAAGTTTATAGATTCTGAATTTGCAATCTAATTCATAATTTGTTAGTTATTAGGTTTGcaattaattaagtatttatatatatttaatgaatttcttaATACAAATCTAAAGTTTAAATAAAAGCTATTGGATTCGTCCGAACTCGTAGATAACACTCTCCATCCGTCCTTGGTTTAAATTATGGGTGTTAAGGGACCGAGTCGGGCTAGAGGAAAAGGTGACATACCGTCTCTGTACCGCTCCGATTACAGATTACAATTTACCGGTTCCGAGCTTAGCCAATGCTAAATAGAAACGGAACGGTTCTGGGCCTAATGGGTTGGGCCGGGCCAGCCTTAGTTAATTTTTGTTAATTGTATTTTATATAACGATCGTAATTTATattaagataaagtaaaaatataaaacacTAAAAATACACTTATACAAAGAATGTTTgaataattttaaaggcttttaaaAGCCTTATATTTGAATATTTCAGTACGAATTTAAGAGAACACaatgaacatgaaaaaaaatatAACTTATAATTTGTAAGttctttttttaatatttacACTTACAAATAAAGTTTATGTTTTACaacaattaaattaaagaataaaaAGGATAAATTCAAATTTGAATTATTAAATATAATCTTCAAGCTTCAAAGGTTTTGTATTGCCCtagtaagttcttcataatcaatatgaattTCTTGGCCATTTTCTAGAATGTTGAATTCAGATGGGTTACCATTTGTTAATATATTTCCATGTTCCTTGTCTTCTGGTTTATCAACATCTTCACGTACTTGATTTCTTCACTCCGATCTAATTCAATCTCTGAAACATACCAAAATTTCCATAGCATTACTTCCCAATGAGTGATGGGTGTCTCCTAGCTGCTGTCTTGCTTGACTAAATGTTCTCccctgatgcaacagttgaaattgACACATTTAGCACGTCCTGAGCCATTGCCGAAAGAACAGAAAATTGCTTTCATATACATGCCACCATGCCAACGGTGAAAATTCTTCTGTGCGAGGTTCTGTTtgcttttgcaagtagaattgaagttcatcaatgtttcTGCTACTAGTTtaagtgaaaaaaaaaatatagaccAAATATTAAAACCATCAATGTCTTCATCTTCATCCATAGTAGCAGATATTGAAGTACAAGTAGTACAATGAGAAGTGGGTTAAAGAATGAGAGAATAACAATTGAGAATTTGGGTTTGAGAATCGAGAGATGAGTACAGAAAAAAGAAGGGCAAAGGtctatttatagtttttcaaagggttaaattagtaaataataaacgtgttattttaaaaataaaaaaaatgactaTTTTTGCAATTGAGGTCATTGGACAACCGTCAAAATACCAACTTAAATATTTTTACTTTACTTTATCATGCtatataaattttaattataatTAATTTTTACCGTACCGCATTAATAGCTTTTTTATGACACTTGTTACAATTACTTAAAATTCATCACCAATGTGATCCACTTAAGTTAACATACAATATAGAGTACTAACATAAATCTTTATATGTGTGTATGCGAGTACGATAAACTCACCCTATCAAATATTTACACCAagcaaatgaaagaaaaatatatgtCATGCAAATAGACTTTTACGCCTTAATCATAAGTAAATGGTTTTATTTTCAATGTTATTTATGAAACTAATTGCCTGCTCGAAATTACTTTATCGTGacagaaaattttaaaaaaaataaataataacttTTATGCATTGATTGTGTAAAGTTTTTTACATTACCATTTCAAAGTaactttataatttttaaaaccaaataaAAAATTGGATTAATATAGAAGACAGACAGGTACACTTTCATTTTCGGGTTTGCAGAATCAGAAGAGAAAAATTGATAGTGAGTTTGACTATGATTTGATTGAACAGATCAGAAGGAGAAAAAGAGATCGTTGGATACGAACTGTGAATTCTGCGTAGTACGTACCTTCTGATTAATATGTATTTCCTCAGCTGTAGCCATGGCACAGTCCTTTTGCGAGGCATAGAGTCTATAATACATTCTTTACTTAAATATGAAAGGTCTATTATGTACCTACTCCTTCCACTTCATTTCATGTGTCACTATTTATCTTGGCACGGTactcaaaatactaattgacCCTTTTATGATATGTGTGCGGGTAAAATCGGGGTAAAGTCTACCCCGATCCCCCGATAAGAGAATGAAGGGGAAGCACATAACCGGGAGGTTGCAATCGAGTTCAAAGGCCTTTCGTAACATGACCCCGAAACAGTGAACGCTATTTCCGGCATCAGACTTGGTAAAGCGACACACCCCGAACTGAGTATGACTTCTAGACCTCGAGAAACGCGGTGAATGGTTATGCACGACTTATAAGGACCACAATACTCGCCACGACCGGGTATTACGCTGCGAATCTCGCTCGATGTCGATTATTGATCAACAATTACCGGGATAAGAGGATTTTTCACCTTATTTAGATTTATACTAGGACtaaaactctcctactatataaaggaaaAATTTATCTTTAGTCTAGAGAAATAACACACATTCCAAGACAATTAAAGTTTATTTTTATACTCTAAGCTACTTTTAAGAATTTTTGCTCAGTTGTATCGTTCTTCATTCATAACTGGGTCCAAATCGAGGGTCCAATCGAAGTTGGGGCTGTTGTTCAATCTAAGATTAGGCTTGGCCATGACATTGCGATTGGTTTGATCGTTTATTTCGTCTTTAATTCATTTATCTGCTATTCttaattatttgtgttgaatTAAATCACGTATCCTTTAAACCACATACAAATTTATGTGTTACCTAATTTTGGGGTAAACAATTTAGCACCTACCGCGGGGTTAAGGATAATAGCGATGATTTGATACGAATCCCCATAACATACCCTATTTTATGCTTGTTCTTTGAAATCTTAACTGTAGGTCAACCCAAAAATGTCTAACTCTCAGACTTCTCATTTGAATGTTGACGCTGAGTCTGGCCATCACGGCGAAAATGATAATTTGGTGCCTAGCAATAACGTGCTTCCTGTCGAACCCAATGGTGGCTACCGACCGTATCGATGCTTACTCACAGGTGGCCATCAATGTCAACGTGCCAACTGATTCCGAAAATAGTGTTCGCGGGGAACTCCGACCGACAGCTCGAAAAGTGCCTGAAGGCGAAGGTGATGGGGTGAGCCTACGACTGATTTTCGAGATGCTACAGGTTCAATAAGTGGCAATAGCACAACTGGAGAGTCAAAACCACTCCCCCAATAGGGTGGAACCCAAACAATCCCGGGAAAGTGCCCAAAGGGACGAACAAATTACTGAGAGATTGGGTGAAGCCGAGCCCGGGGTGAGTCCTGAGGTAATGAAGGTGCTCGAAGCGTTGATGAAACAGGTGGAGTTAGGTGAGAAATGGATTGAGGCTaatgacaagaaggtggaaacaTACAATTCCAAGGTCGATTAGATCCCGGGGGCACCCCCGATATTGAAGGGGCTGGATTCCAAGAAATTTATCCAGAAGCCTTTTCATCCGAGTGCGGCACCAAAGCCAATCCCAAAGAGGTTTCGCACGAATTTCTCAGGGCTCTTCTCTATGAAGAGTGCCTCCTCGTTCTTTGTCTATTCCCATTCGATGGAGAAAGAACTTTTTTCGGGTGGTCGGTTACGCTTGCTTAGGCCAAGTGGCCCCGACCATTGCAGTCCGACCCTACCTAGAAGGATCCCAATTTGATGTGTAAGTATTACAACACTTATGGTCACATGACCGAGGATTGTCAACATTTAAGAGAAGAAGTTGACCAGTTATTCAACAACgggcacctccgagaattcctgagTGAGCGAGCCAAAAACTACTTTAGGAACAGGGACTCCAACAAACAAGTCGAATTAGAGGAACCTCAACACGTGATCAAtatgattgtcacacctcctttttgcgcgcccgcccccgaagggttaatgcgcgaggggagtttttccaatttaagtgacaatattcgaaaatgggatcatttatttaattcagagtcgccacttgggaaaggtttagcttttggtgtcccaagtcaccggtttatcttgaatcccaaatcgaggaaattttcgacttttccaaatgaagtctgcgaaccagaaattctaagtaaggaattctgttgactcgagggaaggtgttaggcaccctcgaatcccgtggttctagcacggtcgcttaaattgttataatggctaaatatctgatttaaatacatgttatgacttacgtgcttttattaagtttaaaccgcttttattattatcatttatttttatagaattgcaacgtcgtgaaaatgcatctcgaaccacgtcacaatcaatgcacccgtagttgttaacacatttcgactccgttgagatttgaatttgggtcacataaatgcgcacccgaatttaagaatgtaatttaattaagtcgcgcctaaaaagtctaacgcgttattatctttggggaaggcagtggaattcactaaacagtccatcccaaattctaagtatttattatgaccaattattgagggccccgcaatttgcctttttattcggcgaggctcgtctcattattttagaagggtaccctacaatgactacgtctttactacatttatctttaaagaaaaggatgatgccgaattttgctggtttggacaaatacggactgaatccttattatgtttgccgaacctaaacttgtttgattacctgattgattgttcatgaggtgagggttaccgcatgctttgtcttcaacaagtgaatatgcttattaattcgctaagtgagattgcaaacaaactaacaatatatattgagttatgtttaacgacctccaagttctattcttaacactctaaactatttgaaattgataaaaaaaatcggctgttttattatgaaaattactactaattgaactcaaaaaggattactagtttttctcaacaatcatcaaaagaatctataccgaaacccagtatcgaacctgcattggaacgaataaactgacaggagaactggcattcatagccagactcttaatgtgactgtatgggagtttgttCGGGATACATTTATTCCGGACCCAGTACcacagttttgtcaattcagtggtctaggcgaaatgcatacaagtgctaccatgactctatgctatacagtcatactaaatcaaacaagtgttatactgaactgaatgtatactaaatcaaaacatgctgtctatgtcatactatcattactgttgagccatgctatctaacagttcatcttaaacagaatgtatgctagtttatacagaatatttgcagttcgcagtaaaaatacaggcccaactaacattcgaactatctttttacaccaatgctataacataaactggtattcatttctttatttctgcttcaacttcaaactttcaacaatacaaggttcaaagattgtgtacctgggaatatttgcaattgaagaaaggGGCAattagtagagtaacaatgaacaaatgcagcagcagtaacaacaccaacagtagcagcagggcagtataGCAACAGCAACAAGAAACAGTAGAGTAGCAACTACAACTCTCaaacaattggagtgagatcaacctcaactaaactaaactttcgagtagaacaaacaataaacaagCAGACTCAGTTTTTGTGAGAACTCAATATTGCACAGAATAGGTCCGGATTTAGTTGAAgtcagaaacaaaaggaaaggaagcaatttctggttttgtttgtctgagttatcagacagattcttttccagttttctggaTTCAAAAACTTGAACTTCAAGATATTCCCTCTTAGTATCTCTCCCTATCTCTGTGTGCTCTATCTGTGTGTCTCTAATTAGTGTGTATTCCAACTCTCTTTTTCAAAGAATTCCTCACAGTCTATCTGTTTTTCTCCTCTCTTCCTCTGATTCTGTCCCCTTTTTATCTCCCAGGTCCTCCTCCTTTATAAGCCTCAACACCATCtctttttaacagcctgtttttcaAAATGTCAccgtacccctcccatgtgtcttttttcttttcagatcccaattagttatttaagtatataactcccatcaacattccctggcagacttacttttaaagggtttaatactttttaaacttaaagcagggtatgggcagtagaatatgttgacagcatatgctgtcaaaccatttttttaaaattaaacaaaggacctttatgcaggccacaggctgtgcacaaagcacatgagatgcaccaatgcacatgctgtgcacgagtgcacatgccttccaattcagaatctaagcacaaacaatccaacagctataagtgaactaaactggctcttaattgattcaggcaaatgttcaatagaagcaaatcgatttaactttgttcagacagttgaaactaattgacgacacatgtcgactcgactatattagcattaacatacacaaacgtagccaaatcagacattcaaaagcatgggacacatgactcgacttatactgattaagcaggattatactttgaggaatcagtaagtcagtacaaatttgggatacaaccaatacacatgtcttatcagaataggaggggagggattcagacaaacacagaggtttaagcatagtggacaaacaaaatttgataaaatcaaaacaaatatgaacagacttttaaaaacaaatcacacggaataaaacaaaaataaagaaaagaaaacaagactcacctcaaatctttttaaggaacaaaatcagaaaaatccactggtgtttgaacagaccttctttaaggttgaatggacttttaaacgaagtgtttctcggatgagaaacacctcgattaaggtccattagaccttaatctcctcggtttgaacaaagcacggaacatgcacagggaaaactagagttcaaaacttagatctgggattcgtgtttccctggttagattcggaccaaaccaagtatggtttggtcacgaggagggtctggggagtgtctggtatgaaactggggttggttgggttagatcgagttttgactcgaatcttcaaatgaagattcgaggacctggggggtgattcgaaccatggggttggtagatttgggttcaggatggcatgggggttctatggtgttcagggctaggccaccggcgttcatgccgccgggttcctgGTGAAGGGGAGataggggcggctctagggttccggggttctttgtgaggatgatgaagggcaggggtatttggacaagggggtggggtatgaggggcagcttatatatggagtgagTGGATGgacctcagccgttggatgaggcatgACGAAGGGCCAAGATCCTTCCACTtgagggaaacggtgtcgtttcgagtgTTAGGGGCagggttggttcgggtaacgggtcgggcaaatggggttacgggtgagagattcggaccgttggatcggcttggtttggatggttgggatggattgg
Proteins encoded:
- the LOC104224414 gene encoding EPIDERMAL PATTERNING FACTOR-like protein 1 isoform X4, which produces MRMTSLISSLIFTFKYIVIAVLLLLSPSYYSLSPKHGTLDSTQDVLVEEKTRLGSMPPSCYNKCNQCHPCMAVQVPTLPSHNRVEPGRGHDLVRTQYYNTAESSLSPSGTNSSPFLSSWDFHDLLYQS
- the LOC104224414 gene encoding uncharacterized protein isoform X1, encoding MRMTSLISSLIFTFKYIVIAVLLLLSPSYYSLSPKHGTLDSTQDVLVEEKTRLGSMPPSCYNKCNQCHPCMAVQVPTLPSHNRVEPGRGHDLVRTQYYNTAESSLSPSGTNSRISGYVHRRLSQNTTMGLGKGVVSSSNNLLSHTSSPTTFLKALYYTSAEDREIVSSFLDF
- the LOC104224414 gene encoding EPIDERMAL PATTERNING FACTOR-like protein 1 isoform X3 → MRMTSLISSLIFTFKYIVIAVLLLLSPSYYSLSPKHGTLDSTQDVLVEEKTRLGSMPPSCYNKCNQCHPCMAVQVPTLPSHNRVEPGRGHDLVRTQYYNTAESSLSPSGTNSRISGYVHRRLSQNTTMGLGKGVRTGR
- the LOC104224414 gene encoding EPIDERMAL PATTERNING FACTOR-like protein 3 isoform X2, translating into MRMTSLISSLIFTFKYIVIAVLLLLSPSYYSLSPKHGTLDSTQDVLVEEKTRLGSMPPSCYNKCNQCHPCMAVQVPTLPSHNRVEPGRGHDLVRTQYYNTAESSLSPSGTNSRISGYVHRRLSQNTTMGLGKEDREIVSSFLDF
- the LOC104224414 gene encoding EPIDERMAL PATTERNING FACTOR-like protein 1 isoform X5, with the translated sequence MRMTSLISSLIFTFKYIVIAVLLLLSPSYYSLSPKHGTLDSTQDVLVEEKTRLGSMPPSCYNKCNQCHPCMAVQVPTLPSHNRVEPGRGHDLVRTQYYNTAESSLSPSGTNSRYW